TGTTCGACAGCTAACAATGAACACTTGcagctggggagggagggaagaacCCTGCCACACCGCTACTCCAAGATGTGAACTGTCACCAGTTTATTCATCAGTGTGAACTGCTGGAGGTCGCCTGTTGTGTCTGCCCACGCCACGCCGCGCCGCCTCCACAGTTCTGTCTGCCCCGGATACGTTGCAACACTATCATGCTGGATTCAAGGAAATCCACCGCCGAGCTGCGGCACGGTTATAATTGCTTTTGAGCTGGCTTCTGCAGAGTTGTGTGTGTATGCATCTGCTGACCTGAGATGTGATTGATATTGCAGACGGAAGTATACAAGCTGCTGACATGATATGCATAATATTCGGAGAGCTCTTGACTGTTGCTCACCGCATGGTTCGCATGGGAGAACGATAGAGGGATGGTCGGCACTGAACTATCGTTAGAACCTCCAGGGTCATTTATGGAATTCCGAGATGGAATTCCCGTGGACGTTTCCAGTGGTGGAGCAACTGGCTTCTGTTAACACTTTCCGCAAACCTTGCGGGAACCACTAACACTTGTGGTTTCAAATATCAAAACGCCAGACAGTAACCAAAACGTTGACCTCGACGATACCCTCCATTCGGAAACAATTACCAAACAACATCTTCCTGACCCCCAAATAGTCTGCATACTAGTTCATGCACCTACTCTCCCTCTCTACCACTCTCACCGTCAAAGAGTTGTTTCTGAGTGTAGTTTAGGGTTGGGCATCAAGGGTTTCACCACTTTTTTGCTCTTACATATTAATACATCATATGCATTGTGCATACTGCAGTAGTCGCAGTAGGTTTTTTTCCCCACCGAACCGAGCCCCCCACCAGTGTTATGTCTCTGCTGGTTTTGGGGCATTCCAACATGTGAGACACAACACACTGTTTTCGGGTTGGAAGCGAGAAAATTGGCAGTAGTTTAAGTACGAAACGATAAACTTGACCAGATGGACAGAGTAATTAGTATTGGATATCACCGTAGCGTTTCTTCAAGTAAATAGTTCTGCGGGGAATTTGTTACGGAATTGCGGTTGTGAATTGGATATGTCCGAGGTGTACATTGATAATTTAACCCGCATCTTTGCAATTCAAGATGCTCATCTCAAATTTGATGAACAAATTCGATGGTCTTCTCTGGCCAGGATGTCAAATATTGATCATGTGTCACTGGGTCACGGTGCTCCACAAGGTGCGACACAGGCGGAGATGTCTCATCATgtcaacaaacccccttctACTACGCCTCTTGAAGATCAgattggggttggcgggCGGGCGGCGGCGTATGGCAGTTTGGTTGTTGTCTGTGCGGTCTCGGCCCCGCAGAGGACCCGGGTGACCCGGGTCCAGGCCGGGTTTGGAGTTGCGGCGTTGACGGGGGGAGAAAAGTTTGGATGATCCACCTTGGAAGACCGGACCGGTGGAGGAAGATCGGGGACTGGGAGAAAGCTTGAATGGTGTGGTGTACGCAAGGGGAGAGGGCCAAAATCTGGGGTAAAGAGATTTGAAAATCTCCCCTGTTGGTCATTGTATCGGGTCTAgctgaggttgttgacgagGGTGGTAAAGGTTTGATCAATCTTGTGGTCCCATGTATAgctctacctacctatgaTATCTGGTAACTAGGTACCTCCAACAAGTCCAGCACTTGTCGATGCTGAATGATGGTTTAATCACTCTATAAGTGTAGGCAATAGAATTCTCCTACCACCGGTTGTTGTGAGCTGGAACTCCAATAGGGAGCTGAACAGCTAGACCTGATGAACCCAGGTAATGAACATGTCTTACGGCGAGTAGATGTCGTATAGGTGTGGCACGAGGTATATTATGTGATCATGATATCAAGTCTATGCTGCTTGATGTTTTGCACCATTGACTAGATACATTACATACACCTGGATAGTGACGACCAATAGACCTACTAAACAGAACAAATATCCTGACCATACTTGACCCTATTGTTAGGTATCATTATTCTCGAGATATCATAGTCTACACTTTGTAAAACTTCACCGTTATGTGTCATCCCTGGCATGAAGATCACACCATCGCAAGTCGTGACAGTCGTAAGTTGAGAGTGAGCGGATACCATAACGCAGCAAACAACCACATAGACGCAATCAAGCAACAACAAAGTGAAGATCTCCCGAGAGCATCAAACTAACCGACGACGGCATGACTCCTTCGACTCATGAATACGAAGAGAGTATAAACGTGTAATTGGCATGGCCTCCGCCAAATGACGATATCCTCATCCACCGGCATCCACCGGCATGTGACGACGACAATGTAAACAACATACCtacctccaccccttccccaaatcTTAATGACGCTCAAAAGTGGAtttctcccctttccctgaACAAAGAACCGCCTCAACTCGGCTGTCGTTCGGTCTGTTTTCGCGCAATTGACCTGCCTGGCCTACCAAAAAACCAGGGACACTGTCCAGTGATAAAGCTACGTGTGGTGACGTCATACCCTCCCTCGGGGCTTCATAACCAACTCCATTGCCGCTCCCATCCAATTGACAACCACTCAATtgcaagcaagcaaagcaaCAGCAGGAAATAATCcctctcctttttttccaaTAAAGAGCTCTTTTCAACGTTCTCTCCTTTCCGCGTTGAtacaaccaccacaagcAACAACCTCAATCCCACCACCTCTACGACAATCacaaacccatccaccaaaatgctctccctccgccgcatcaccacctcccccaccatcacctccctcccccgccgcgccctttccaccacccccctccgaTCCCTCAAGGAGTCTAACAGCGGTACGTttttccatcctcccccattcccaccccTACTCCCCACTGACTCGCCCGTGCTCGCCAgccgacccctccccccaaaacttCGACCACCACAAACAAGACTCCCTCTCCAAGCAAAAATCCGGCAAAGGCCACTGGAAGCCCGAGCTCGCCTCCAACAGCGAAGAAGCCGTAAAGGCCGACCGCAgctccggctcctcctccatcaaggACCTCCAGGAAAAGACCAaaaaggcggccgaggagaacgCCAAAGCCGGTACCAGTATGGATGATGGCCTTTCGAAACATATTCAATGAACACACATGAGGCTGAGACAAATTGTTGCGTTTTGCTTTTAGACTAACATATTGATTTTTCGTCCTTCGCACCAAAACCCCAACGCGCGCGCAGCATGGCTTTtgcagaaagaaaaaagggtGGTGAAAAcaggggagaagaagaagaagatgggggagggatgtgggGAAGAAAGATTGTACATAATGCATAGGGGGTTGGCTTGGAATCGCGGCAAAGCATGAATGAATGggaaagaagatggaggaagagagagagcgtCAATAGAATGATTGACAACTGAGAAGCATCTTTGTCACACATGGTCATTGTGAACACTGTTGAAATATGTACTCATCGAATTAAACTATCAACACACATGGTTTTTTGCATCCCTAAGTAAAATCCGCAATCTCTCATGAACTCTTCCTTTTCGCTCACAAGTCCCAGAAACCACTTAACCATATCCTTGATAATTTCAACTCCCATAATGGTACACACCCATCGCAATCTCAAGATATCCATGACAAATAACTCGCTCACACTGACTCTCAGTTAAGAGTTTGTGTCTTCCAAATCCAAcgcaaaaaagaaaaaaaaaacacaaaatACGGGTATCTCACAactccatccatcaccttttcacctcccacccccacccctccattTGTAATGGCCCCGTCCCCTCggtctccccctcccacgaCCTCTCCCCCGTCCAGCAGTGGCACCGCCCCGTCCAGCTGATCCGGCTGTCCCtgctcccctcccagccaaaCCAACCATCCCCCCTCGTCTCCCACCCCTCGTCGCCGTACTAACAACCTGCTTCACGGCAGGAATATCCTCATCATCTGAATCCGAGTCATCACTGTCGCTCGGGTCAAGCGGATCCCTTCCCCTGCCTGGCTGCTCCTCCGGCTCTGATTCCGATTCACTCTCCGACGCTGACCGAGATTCAGACTGTGATTCATTTCCATCGTCGTGGTCGTGATCGTCAAACTCGGAGCCCTCTTCATCCGAGGAAACGAGCCTGACGATCGTCGGACCTGTTGGcttcggtggtgggggcggcggcgaaggGGAGTGGTACGGTGACGGTGAGGGTTTGTGTGGTGGGGAGTGCGCCGGTGTAGGAGACGCTTCTCTAGCGGGAGATGGCGAAGGCGAAGGCGAAGGCGAAACATCATGGGCAGGTGTAGGTTCTCTCTTCGGCTCTGGTGTCTGCGTCTTCAAAATAACTGTCGGTTCCCTAGGCACATCCCGAACTGGAGACGGGCTAGGCATAAACGTATCCATAGGCTCCATGTAATCCTGCATCGAGGGGCTAGGGCTGGCTCGAGGACTCGAAGCCTCCGACACGGCCTCTTCAGCCGCGTTCGGATCAAAGTCTGCGTCCGCCATATCGATATCAAAATCTTGAGCTGGTGTTGCCTTGAATCTGCCCCTTGTGGCTTTCGTTGGCCTCTCGGGTTCCTTGTCCGCCGTGGGCGTTGTAGGGGTGTCGACATCACAGGAGACAGACCGGGAAGCAGCTTGCCCAGCCGGTGTGCTATCCTGCGCAGCCTTCGACTTCCTTGACGCGATCTTGAACTTCTTGCCCTTAGCCTTCATTCGATCCGCCATGGACATGAACGGTGATCCTGCAGCAGGACCCGAAGCACCAGCTGAAGGGCCTCGCTGCGCATTCTTTGGCGGTCTGCCCCTTCTCTTGGGCGCATTCACAGGCGTGAAACCTCCCCGAGACTGAGGTCGTGACTCGATGGGTTCTCCGTCTTCATCAAACCCATCCAAAGCCCCAGCCAGTTGCGCATCCACGTCACTATCACTATCATCGCTGACCTGAACAGGCAATGTCCGATCACGTGGCGGTTTCCTGGTGGGCTTCGGGTGCCCAGAAGGCGTCTGCTCAGCCGACCCTCCTGCTGGCATAGACTTGCGAGGACCCGGAGGCCGACCACGTCTCTTACCAGTTCCAGTTACAGCGGCATTTCCAGAACCAGGTGGAGCAGGAGATCTAGTAGCGGACTTACTAGCACCGGCGGCACCGCCCACAATCGCCAAAATCGCCGCGGACGCAAGATCAAGAGGATCCTTGGTCGCATCGGCCGGGTTATAGTCCTTGAGAGGTTGAGGCCTCTGCGAACGCGGAATGAGAATCTCGTTaaactcctcctcgccattctcatccaccaaGTATGATATCTTGGGTCGCGCGTGGCGAAGAGCAGGCCGATTCGGTGAGTTGGCACGAggctcttctccctcctggGCTGGGCCATCTGGAACATCGGCATTCGGTGGATCTTGAACAGCAGGAGCTTCCCTTTCGGTAGGAGTGCCGTCAGCCAGGGCGCCAACCATGGTGACATCACCAAACAGAGCCGGGTCCATGTTGTTAAGTGCATCCGCTTGACCATCACGGGTATTGGTcgtcttggccttcttcttgctgtgTGACCTAGGTCCTCTAAAATCCGggtcatcgtcctcctccaaacgAGCACGACGCTTGGCCACGCGCAGCTGCTTCTTGAGATATTCGGCCGGCTCGGGCTCGTCGTCGAGCGCCATCAAGCTCTCGACTGAAGGTTGCTGATAGGGGTCGAACAGAATCCTGTCCTCGCTGTCGTCCTGCTCGTAGTAGCCCATGCCCAAGCCGCGTTCGGGTCCAAGTCCTGAAGGATCAGGGTAGGCAGACTGGTCCTCAACAATAGACATGTCGGCGACCTCGGCAGGTCCGGTATGTCCATTTTGATGTGGCGGATGTTCCCTTGAAACACCAAGTACCGTAGGCTGTTCGCCATAACCACCGTTGATCAAAGCCTGCTGTAATGCCGCCTCTTCCAGGCTGTCAGCCAAAGCTCCATCAGGTAGCTGTAGCACATCGTTCTCGAGCTGGGACG
This window of the Podospora pseudoanserina strain CBS 124.78 chromosome 3, whole genome shotgun sequence genome carries:
- a CDS encoding hypothetical protein (EggNog:ENOG503P8M4), producing MLSLRRITTSPTITSLPRRALSTTPLRSLKESNSADPSPQNFDHHKQDSLSKQKSGKGHWKPELASNSEEAVKADRSSGSSSIKDLQEKTKKAAEENAKAGTN
- a CDS encoding hypothetical protein (EggNog:ENOG503Q4KQ; COG:S) yields the protein MPTAQHPQAKFDPIPPDLDLPTLVDRTPNFQWVARITAAQIQNIGPQEFEKLVVLHVVLGGKPLVIEKWNRRLPKDLFGPKWLEEMYNKKQENVRDIVGQCDIPMTTGHYLRSMKQLTNQWTPENFRDERRQRLYLKDIDCPPEWHEYLQKKVIPPNLFYMNENVDERSPMGQSDDDFDMLNEGTKSIAPAGDLMSSLPEPMRAQNLMCYIGHEGTYTPAHREMCASLGQNIMVDASGDENGEKPGSSIWFMTESKDREVVREYFLSMLGHDIEIEKHFAQINAWKKATFPVYIVEQKAGDFVLVPPLAPHQVWNRGTRTIKVAWNRTTVETLKMALEEALPKARLVCRDEQYKNKAIIYYTLEKYSKLLTDMERTSETGLLGFGQDLIKNSSRTKQLTGDFKALFELFTRVLVDEIFGTKEKEVEYIEFDSCVTCSYCRANIFNRFLTCKHCVRQLVGGDEDTYDICMECYVMGRSCLCISNLTWCEQWHWQDLVEKYEDWRALIIKHDGFVDINTSPLPLELARKRYGKKTVAQLCQEQLRRRPWKDISKVDKPKEPAEDSEVEVDENGRPKKKRRGGRKAKKGDVYRCHVCQHKDYTYKLAFCSNEGCNDAYCYGVLYRAFDQMPQEVMQNERWQCPKCLGICNCGACRKAKNGVPYIPKKTLLGHDTRPIADDRSVELLIDFKIHNLSWLKNAGDETRALSSKRMQRLREAADAEKAKSSQLENDVLQLPDGALADSLEEAALQQALINGGYGEQPTVLGVSREHPPHQNGHTGPAEVADMSIVEDQSAYPDPSGLGPERGLGMGYYEQDDSEDRILFDPYQQPSVESLMALDDEPEPAEYLKKQLRVAKRRARLEEDDDPDFRGPRSHSKKKAKTTNTRDGQADALNNMDPALFGDVTMVGALADGTPTEREAPAVQDPPNADVPDGPAQEGEEPRANSPNRPALRHARPKISYLVDENGEEEFNEILIPRSQRPQPLKDYNPADATKDPLDLASAAILAIVGGAAGASKSATRSPAPPGSGNAAVTGTGKRRGRPPGPRKSMPAGGSAEQTPSGHPKPTRKPPRDRTLPVQVSDDSDSDVDAQLAGALDGFDEDGEPIESRPQSRGGFTPVNAPKRRGRPPKNAQRGPSAGASGPAAGSPFMSMADRMKAKGKKFKIASRKSKAAQDSTPAGQAASRSVSCDVDTPTTPTADKEPERPTKATRGRFKATPAQDFDIDMADADFDPNAAEEAVSEASSPRASPSPSMQDYMEPMDTFMPSPSPVRDVPREPTVILKTQTPEPKREPTPAHDVSPSPSPSPSPAREASPTPAHSPPHKPSPSPYHSPSPPPPPPKPTGPTIVRLVSSDEEGSEFDDHDHDDGNESQSESRSASESESESEPEEQPGRGRDPLDPSDSDDSDSDDEDIPAVKQVVSTATRGGRRGGMVGLAGRGAGTAGSAGRGGATAGRGRGRGRGRPRGRGHYKWRGGGGR